The proteins below come from a single Paramormyrops kingsleyae isolate MSU_618 chromosome 25, PKINGS_0.4, whole genome shotgun sequence genomic window:
- the LOC111853113 gene encoding DENN domain-containing protein 4C-like isoform X4, with the protein MIEDKGHRVTDYFVVAGLTEKSTPIEQDLSETKSSGPKAPITDLAVINRSAGETVPEGFTCVEITPGGQPANLNHGSLKSPELFLCYKRGREKAPLIDIGALYEGKERLIPGCEVIQATPYGRCANVNNSSATSQRIFLTFRRAPAVRPQNTLAVTDVCVIIGSKGETPPHTFCKVVKNLNAGMWGSSVFLCYKKSVSSSNSIPYTAGLIFRYPAEDYESFPLSESVPLFCLPMGARIECWEPNTRYPLPIFSTFVLTVSSGEKMYGAAIQFYEKYSLELLNEKQKVQLGLLSVVDKRPIPNRLVNTNKCICLLSRWPFFESFRKFLMFLYKLSVSGPHPLPIEKHISHFMHNVSFPSPQRPRILVQLSAHDSLILSQPVCTPLPLSGADFRTLLSNLGAEHCATVLHFVLMESKILLHSLRPDVLTGVAEAVVAMIFPLQWQCPYIPLCPLSLAGVLNAPCPFIVGVDSRYFDLYEPPPDVVCVDLDTNTVYLSDEKRNCNWKNLPKKPSKNLLNSLGSLYHQLTTVLKTSSEEQVLDMAPMEADFTWHRRKTGLEMEVQEAFLRFMASILKGYRSYRKPITQAPSEKATALDSLYDLQGFLKSRDRAQQKFYTQLTKTQIFIRFIEECTFVSDKDTGLAFFDDCIDKLFPSDKVTDKGAKMEGETVEDTRLIEMDESQNSDLTVFVMPPEPPTEEGEVPVVRYSYENFPRLRLELFDCPQELRPALSRRTAGASVSSSPALLSKRTKQEIKLAYKMAKRYYSHPPLWAKCLFSHCYSLWFICLPAGVRASRSKLHAMQQAYNVLLKMQSTEVEVLDEVCYRVVMQLCGIWGLPVMAVRVLMAIKKAGVEPNAITYGYYNKAVLEGPWPSQNRSGRFRWAKVRNVVRAMAHFRQAIAAGRAKGCAGAMAASSDMHDVDHISHGSADSSSDVNGEEHTLFARNLVVPDGTDNHGSTGGQSDQGYGSKDELHQEVLDVLGLPAPSCSELPSKIKAPNTGDPVEGTGDGVVNDASSVGVPSPGPSIVRLSTGSFDSSLARGSSGVDGGKLFTFRSPSEEVALPDVGGALVLGGGTREASSQLQRQRAFSERSCSFSVESRAGMLLKKGSLEKSVDQMVTEMGADAKILAAALSGNKTPPPEPMDLSEKGLRHSHSRQLGEDSVFPEVKELAESTGLLVDIAQQNPVAKMDPEVVRRKEVKYGNPSKRNSSHSRVVEREDVEKGADPLSIMATADEESLSVRSEEPVASVASRRLADEIEMYMSLKSPLGTKSSSMEFHQEAAKQVPADTAAQNKSLERRSSLPADPIKQPGSDSGTSKRSPAVPRSKTFMAKPKNQTQRSSSLSALVRSSPSGSLGSVINSISAIKMDSLLPAHKLDTFKSGMKQAANVASRVWGAVSSVYNFSDDEDDHPQGDGCFPARLDENLLEESGRAGSGPRALMPGLTSSELTQSRTSLSSTSSSDTTRVSHPAHMTPGKPLRGSESEKLEQGSSHHASSSSIYQNCALEVLMSSCSKCRSCEALVYDEEIMAGWTADDSNLNTTCPFCKTTFLPLLYVEFRDLRGTSSFLLKPSTSGDSINSSNNVPSSSLSTEPSRDPTDLISFDEDPGGKPPDVHESSGSEDIRVDLPEGKRSTSLTRSNSVSGPLQSLELNQRPSHGVSTNSLPSSLQEASDALGQKRPNPLPVSVPYLSPLVLRKELESLLENEGDQVIYTHKFLSQHPIIFWNLVWYFRRLDLPSNLPGLIITSEHCNNGVQLPLTSLSQDSKQVYVQLLWDNINLHQDPTEPLYQLWRMFLRMKGQLSPTDYQETRSLLNSIVRSIQGNSVSTPIDLLLQEVKKHPEVKRRRSIYREILFLALVALGPEYIDIEAFDREYKQAFNELSPEKMKALAPIDQPPVNSVQWCLKCFGSLVI; encoded by the exons ATGATCGAGGACAAAGGTCACCGAGTTACGGACTACTTCGTGGTGGCCGGCCTGACGGAGAAGTCCACCCCGATTGAGCAGGATCTGTCGGAGACCAAGTCCAGCGGGCCCAAGGCACCCATCACCGACCTGGCCGTTATCAACCGGTCGGCAGGCGAGACGGTACCAGAGGGCTTCACCTGTGTGGAAATCACTCCAGGTGGACAGCCGGCTAACCTCAACCATGGGAGTTTGAAAAGCCCAGAGCTGTTTCTGTGCTACAAGAGAGGACGAGAGAAAGCCCCGCTTATCGACATTGG CGCGCTCTACGAGGGTAAGGAGAGGCTGATCCCGGGCTGTGAGGTCATTCAGGCCACGCCCTACGGCCGCTGCGCCAACGTGAACAACAGCTCCGCCACCTCGCAGCGCATCTTCCTGACCTTCCGCCGAGCCCCGGCAGTCCGGCCGCAAAACACTCTGGCTGTCACCGACGTGTGCGTCATCATCGGCAGCAAAGGCGAGACGCCGCCACACACCTTCTGCAAGGTGGTCAAGAACCTCAACGCCGGCATG TGGGGTTCCAGCGTGTTCCTCTGCTACAAGAAGTCTGTCTCGTCGTCCAACTCGATACCTTATACAGCAG GCCTGATCTTCAGGTACCCGGCTGAGGATTATGAGTCCTTCCCCCTGTCCGAGTCTGTGCCCCTATTCTGCCTGCCCATGGGAGCCAGGATTGAGTGTTGGGAACCCAACACCCGCTATCCGTTGCCAATCTTCTCCACGTTTGTCTTAACCGTGTCCTCTGGGGAGAAG ATGTATGGAGCTGCCATCCAGTTCTATGAGAAGTACTCGCTGGAGCTGCTAAACGAGAAGCAGAAAGTCCAGTTGGGCCTGCTCTCCGTGGTGGACAAGCGACCCATCCCCAACCGCCTGGTCAACACCAACAAGTGCATCTGCCTGCTGTCCCGGTGGCCCTTCTTTGAGTCCTTCCGCAAGTTCCTCATGTTCCTCTACAAGCTGTCCGTCTCGGGGCCACACCCGCTGCCCATTGAGAA GCACATCTCCCACTTTATGCACAATGTGTCCTTTCCGTCTCCCCAGAGGCCCCGGATTCTGGTCCAG CTCTCCGCTCACGACAGCCTGATCCTCTCCCAGCCTGTCTGCACGCCTTTACCTCTGAG CGGAGCCGACTTCAGAACCCTGCTGTCCAACCTGGGGGCGGAGCACTGTGCCACGGTGCTGCACTTCGTCCTGATGGAGAGCAAGATCCTCCTGCACTCGCTGCGGCCGGACGTGCTGACTGGCGTGGCTGAGGCGGTGGTGGCG ATGATCTTCCCCTTGCAGTGGCAGTGCCCCTACATCCCCTTATGCCCTCTGTCCCTGGCGGGGGTACTCAACGCCCCCTGCCCCTTCATTGTGGGCGTGGACTCCCGCTACTTCGATCTGTATGAGCCCCCTCCCGACGTGGTCTGCGTGGACCTGGACACCAACACCGTCTACCT GTCTGATGAGAAGAGAAACTGCAACTGGAAGAACCTTCCTAAGAAGCCAAGCAAGAACCTCCTGAACTCCCTCGGCAGTCTGTACCACCAGCTCACCACAG TCCTCAAGACATCCTCGGAGGAACAGGTGTTGGACATGGCTCCCATGGAGGCGGACTTCACCTGGCACAGGAGGAAGACGGGCCTGGAGATGGAGGTGCAGGAGGCCTTCCTGCGTTTCATGGCCTCCATCCTGAAGGGCTACCGCTCCTACCGCAAGCCCATCACCCAGGCGCCCTCAGAGAAGGCCACCGCCTTGGACTCGCTGTACGACCTGCAAG GGTTCCTGAAGAGCCGAGATCGAGCCCAACAGAAGTTCTACACCCAGCTGACCAAAACGCAGATCTTCATCCGCTTCATCGAGGAGTGCACGTTCGTCAGTGACAAAGACACTGGCCTGGCCTTCTTTGATGACTGCATTGACAAA CTCTTCCCCTCCGATAAAGTGACGGATAAAGGAGCCAAG atGGAAGGGGAGACTGTTGAGGACACCAGGCTGATAGAGATGGATGAGTCTCAGAACAGTGACCTCACAGTGTTCGTGATGCCCCCAGAGCCGCCGACCGAGGAGGGCGAGGTGCCAGTGGTCCGCTACAG CTATGAAAACTTCCCTCGTCTGCGACTGGAGCTCTTTGACTGCCCCCAGGAGCTGCGGCCAGCCCTGAGCCGCAGGACAGCTGGTGCCAGCGTGTCCAGCAGCCCCGCCTTGCTGTCTAAGAGGACCAAGCAG GAGATCAAGCTGGCCTACAAGATGGCGAAGCGCTATTACTCTCATCCGCCCCTGTGGGCAAAGTGCCTGTTCAGCCACTGCTACAGCCTGTGGTTCATCTGCCTGCCGGCGGGGGTGCGGGCCTCCCGCTCCAAGCTGCACGCCATGCAGCAGGCCTACAATGTGCTGCTGAAGATGCAGAGCACGGAGGTGGAGGTCCTGGACGAG GTGTGCTACCGTGTGGTCATGCAGCTGTGTGGGATCTGGGGTCTGCCCGTCATGGCCGTGCGTGTGCTGATGGCCATAAAGAAGGCTGGGGTGGAGCCCAATGCAATCACCTATGGATACTACAACAAG GCCGTCCTGGAGGGGCCCTGGCCCAGCCAGAACAGGAGCGGCCGCTTCAGGTGGGCCAAAGTGCGCAACGTGGTGCGGGCCATGGCGCATTTCAGACAGGCCATCGCCGCCGGACGTGCCAAAG GCTGTGCTGGGGCTATGGCAGCCAGTTCAGACATGCACGACGTGGACCACATCAGCCACGGCAGTGCAGACAGCAGCAGTGACGTCAACGGGGAGGAGCACACGCTGTTTGCACGTAACCTGGTGGTGCCCGATGGCACAGACAACCACGGCAGCACGG GTGGTCAGTCAGACCAGGGATACGGGTCAAAGGACGAGCTGCACCAGGAAGTGTTGGATGTTCTCGGCCTCCCTGCTCCCTCCTGCTCTGAGCTGCCCAGCAAAATAAAAGCCCCAAACACAG GAGATCCCGTAGAGGGAACGGGGGATGGTGTAGTGAACGACGCCAGCTCAGTAGGTGTGCCGTCACCAGGGCCAAGTATCGTCAGATTGTCCACGGGGAGTTTTGACAGCAGCCTGGCAAGAGGGTCCAGCG GCGTCGATGGAGGCAAGCTGTTCACCTTCCGAAGCCCGAGCGAGGAAGTGGCTCTGCCTGATGTGGGCGGGGCCCTcgtgctggggggtgggaccAGGGAGGCGAGCTCCCAGCTTCAGCGGCAGCGGGCCTTCTCGGAGCGAAGCTGCAGCTTCAGCGTGGAGAGCCGTGCGGGCATGCTGCTCAAGAAGGGCAGCCTGGAAAAGAGTGTGGACCAGATGGTGACGGAAATGGGCGCCGACGCCAAGATCCTGGCCGCCGCCCTCTCTGGGAATAAGACGCCGCCTCCCGAACCCATGGACCTATCAGAGAAGGGCTTGAGGCACTCCCACAGTCGGCAGTTGGGTGAGGACAGCGTGTTTCCAGAAGTCAAGGAGCTGGCCGAGTCAACTGGCCTGCTAGTCGATATAGCTCAGCAGAACCCTGTGGCCAAGATGGATCCAGAGGTGGTGAGGAGGAAGGAAGTGAAATATGGGAACCCTTCCAAGAGGAACAGCTCCCACTCGCGAGTGGTGGAGAGGGAGGATGTGGAGAAGGGCGCTGACCCCCTGTCTATAATGGCCACAGCGGATGAGGAGAGCCTGTCGGTGCGGAGCGAAGAGCCTGTAGCCTCAGTGGCGTCGCGTAGACTGGCAGATGAGATTGAGATGTACATGAGTCTCAAGAGTCCCCTGGGAACCAAGTCCTCCAGCATGGAGTTCCACCAGGAGGCGGCCAAGCAGGTTCCAGCAGACACTGCTGCGCAGAACAAATCTCTAGAGAGGAGGTCCAGTCTTCCAGCTGATCCTATCAAGCAGCCCGGGTCGGACAGTGGGACTTCGAAGCGCAGCCCAGCTGTTCCCCGTTCGAAAACCTTCATGGCAAAGCCCAAGAACCAGACCCAGCGGTCATCCTCCCTGTCAGCACTGGTCCGCTCCTCCCCGAGTGGATCGCTGGGCTCCGTCATCAACTCCATCTCCGCCATCAAGATGGACAGCTTGCTCCCTGCACACAAGTTAGACACATTCAAGTCAGGCATGAAGCAGGCCGCCAACGTGGCCAGCAGAGTGTGGGGGGCAGTGTCCTCGGTCTACAACTTCTCTGACGATGAG GATGATCATCCACAGGGCGATGGCTGCTTCCCTGCCAGGCTGGATGAGAACCTGCTagaggagagtgggcgggcaGGTTCGGGCCCAAGGGCACTTATGCCAGGCCTGACCTCCAGTGAGCTGACTCAGAGCAGGACCAGCCTGAGCAGTACCAGTAGCAGTGATACTACGAGAGTCTCACACCCAGCCC ACATGACTCCAGGGAAACCATTGAGGGGTTCGGAGTCTGAGAAGCTAGAGCAGGGCTCTTCTCATCATGCCAGCTCCTCTAGTATCTACCAGAACTGTGCCCTTGAG GTGCTGATGTCCAGCTGCTCAAAGTGCCGTTCCTGCGAGGCTCTGGTCTATGATGAGGAGATCATGGCCGGATGGACAGCAGACGACTCCAACCTAAACACCACCTGTCCCTTCTGCAAGACCACCTTCCTGCCCCTCCTCTATGTGGAGTTCAGGGACCTCCGAGGCACATCCAG CTTTCTGCTGAAGCCCAGCACATCAGGAGACAGcatcaacagcagcaacaaTGTGCCCTCATCCTCCCTGTCCACGGAGCCCAGCAGAGACCCTACAGACCTCATCAGCTTCGATGAAGACCCAGGAGGGAAGCCCCCAGATGTCCATGAGAG CTCGGGGTCCGAGGATATACGCGTGGATCTCCCCGAGGGAAAAAGGAGCACCTCCCTAACCCGCAGCAACAGTGTAAGCGGACCCCTGCAGAGCCTGGAGCTGAACCAGCGACCGTCCCATGGGGTCTCCACCAACAGCTTGCCTAGCAGTTTGCAGGAGGCGTCG gatgcactggggCAGAAAAGGCCCAACCCGCTCCCTGTATCGGTGCCCTACCTCAGTCCACTGGTGCTTCGCAAAGAGCTGGAGTCGCTGCTGGAGAATGAGGGGGACCAGGTCATCTACACACACAAATTCCTCAGCCAGCACCCCATCATCTTCTGGAACTTGGTGTGGTACTTTCGCCGGCTAGACCTACCCAGCAACCTGCCAGGCCTGATCATAACTTCGGAGCACTGCAACAACGGCGTGCAG CTGCCACTGACATCCCTGTCCCAGGACAGCAAGCAGGTGTATGTCCAGCTTCTGTGGGACAATATCAACCTGCACCAGGATCCCACCGAGCCACTCTACCAGCTGTGGAGGATGTTCC TGAGGATGAAGGGCCAGTTGAGCCCCACGGACTACCAGGAGACCAGGTCCCTGCTGAACAGCATTGTCAGGAGCATCCAGGGCAACAGTGTGTCTACACCCATCGACCTGCTCCTCCAGGAGGTGAAGAAGCACCCGGAGGTCAAGCGGAGGAG GAGTATATACAGGGAGATCTTATTCCTGGCACTGGTGGCTCTCGGACCAGAGTATATCGACATCG AGGCCTTCGACCGCGAGTACAAGCAGGCCTTCAATGAGCTCAGCCCAGAGAAGATGAAGGCCCTCGCCCCAATAGATCAGCCTCCCGTCAACAGCGTGCAGTGGTGCCTCAAGTGTTTCGGCTCACTGGTTATTTGa